GTGCTGCACCAGTGAACATCCAACCAGGTCTGTCTTCACTCACACATGATCACACTACCACACCCCCGTCTGCACAGAGTCTGTTGAGGCCCACCATCGCAGCTACGACCTTGGCATACAGACAGGCCATCAGCGGCGCAACAAGGATGTGTTGGCCTGGGttaagaagaggaggagaaccaTCCGCCGAGAGGACCTCATCAGTTTCCTGTGTGGCCGGGCCCCACCGCCACGGAGCTCCAGAACCACTCTGACCCCAGGACACCGGCTCACGATGGTCTCCCCTAACAGGGCTCCCCCAACCCCAGAGACTGGCTCCTCTGTGGAGGCTGACCTCCAGCCCTTCAGAGAGGCTATCGCGCTGCACGGTAAGTACTAAATATAGTCCTTATTTACCTTTAAAGTTCTAAAGTGTCCATCTTTTAACAGTTTAATATGTGTGTTATGAGTGAATACCGTGATATGGTGTTGAAAACAATGGACCAAAGAGGGACAATAGAAAGGCTTGAGAAGAATAGATGTTTTTGACTGGAGGATGTTATGTTCCTCATACTGGACCCCATGGGGCTCAGAACCACCGTTTTAATGTGTGATCATCCTTGTTCAGGGAACATGCGTGTTCGGCCTGGTCGGGGGAACATGCGTGTTCGGCCTGGTCGGGGGAACATGCGTGTTCGGCCTGGTCGGGGGAACATGCGTGTTCGGCCTGGTCGGGGGAACATGCGTGTTCGGCCTGGTCGGGGGAACATGCGTGTTCGGCCTGGTCGGGGGAACATGCGTGTTCGGCCTGGTCGGCAGCGTTGGGGTGTAAACTCCGGTGTCCATATCCATATTAGTGTCTAGATGTTCCTTGTGTAATTTCACCTGGTCACAGGCTGCGAGGAAATATTGTTTCTGTTTGGTATAAACAGCAAATTAAGTTGAGTTTTGTGAAATAATCTTAATGGTCGGTCTTGATCTCTGgctattattatcatcatcatcatcaaaagTTGCATCTTAAATGTCAACCatcaaatgaaagaaagaacTGTGACTGTTGAATTTGAAGCGGGTGAAGCTTGTTTGGGCAAACCTGCTCCATATAACTGACTTGCATGTCTGAGAGTCTCTGAGCTTTGTTAGTGATGCACCAGATATTTAGTTCAGTTAAAGGAACAGTCTCCCTCCAGTTTTACCTGCCAgggtcccaaatggccccctgttccctacatagttCACTAGACCAACACCTACTGACCCTGGGCGGGACTCCTGGGTTTGACCAACCCCTACTGACCCTGGGCGGGACTCCTGGGTTTGACCAACCCCTACTGACCCTGGGCGGGACTCCTGGGTTTGACCAACCCCTACTGACCCTGGGCGGGACTCCTGGGTTTGACCAACCCCTACTGACCCTGGGCGGGACTCCTGGGCTTGACCAACCCCTACTGACCCTGGGCGGGATTCCTGGGTTTGACCAACCCCTACTGACCCTGGGCGGGACTCCTGGGTTTGACCAACCCCTACTGACCCTGGGCGGGACTCCTGGGTTTGACCAACCCCTACTGACCCTGGGCGGGACTCCTGGGTTTGACCAACCCCTACTGACCCTGGGCGGGACTCCTTGGTTCACCTGTGGTGTTCTCTCTTCcaatctccctctcctctccatctctccaggTCTTAGTGGAGCGATGGCCAGCATCAGTGTTCGTTCCGGTGCCCCGGGCTCCCCTACCCACGTGGGGGGTACTGGTGCTGGGGGCGGGTCTACCCCGCTGGGGGTGGGCCGTCGGCGGAACGGCCTCCACGACGTGGACTTGAACACTTTCATCTCCGAGGAGATGGCGCTGCACCTGGACGCTAACCCCACCTCCGGAGGAGGAGCCAGGAAACGCAGCTCTGCCCAGTGCAATGACGTCATCACAGACTCCCCCACCCACAAACGCAACCGGATGATCTGATTGGATGGCGGCTGGGCCCTGCAGGGTCTTGAGACAGACTGAAGGACATACAGCTGTGGTGAACTGACGACTGAGGAAGCGTTCCATTTAGTTTAGATAGGGTGCTGTTTTCTGTCCTCGTCTTTTTCCCTTGAGGAGCGCACTGGTCTAATCTCCTCCATCCATCACACAACCCTCTTAGTGATCAGGAATCGTGAAGGAAATGAAACAAGGACAGGAATACAGACCAGGGAGGTTTGGGAAGCGACCTCTTTCAAAGGAGAAATGCCCTGTGCTGCTTGACATTAAACAGAATGCCACTTAATCCTCAACTTCTTCCCCCTTTCAGAGGAAACCAATGCGATGGAAACCCCCTCTGTGAACTCATGCTGTTGACACCAAATGTTGGGCCAGTGAGGAAGACCCGCCTTCCTGCCTGCAACATGTCTGTCTTTGGAGAAGAGAACGATGAAGACATGGTCCACCAGATCTTTCCCCGTTGTTTTCCGATTGTCACCCTTGTATTGCACGCAGTGGGGCTTTGGTAGAGGGGGTTAATTTGGGATGTGACCCcctcttcctgtttctgttGAGAGAGTCTGTTGGCTGATTCAACCAATAGCAGGCTATTGATGTGTGGTATTATGGGCTGTCAGCTTCAGGTTACTATGCTTCTGCATTCATGGAAGTTTGAGTTACAACCAACCCCAAAtttcaccctattccctgtgtatGAAATGCACTGCTTGGGCCCCTGTAGGTCGTAGTCACAGTTAATGCACTGCTTGGGCCCCTGTAGGTCGTAGTCACAGTTAATGCACTACTTGGGCCCCTGTAGGTCGTAGTCACAGTTAATGCACTACTTGGGCCCCTGTAGGTCGTAGTCAGTTAATGCACTACTTGGGGAACCCAGTGTTCATTTTCAGGTTTCTTTTCCTCTACTGCAGTCAGTTCACTTATATTCCGTatcatttctttttctgtttttaagaGACAGACTTGGCTGTCGATTGTTGTGGCCCATTTCCTGCTTGGATAATGTGACTGTTTAGCGGGACTTCTGCCCCAGCTTGTCAGTAATGTAGCGTTAAAGACAGGCAGGAGAACGCTGAGTGACGCTAGCGGCGACCTTCCCTGTTAATTGAAAGCCTTGTTTCCCCTCAGAAGGTGGATAAAAGTTTAAGAAGAGTGTAGAAGAGGCGTCCATGGCGATTTACCCGCTACATCCGTCTCCGCTCTTATGCTGCTGTTCAATGCTGTTGTGATGAGGATTTTACCAGAGTTGCAATCATTACTTTTGCACAAGCGCTTCTTTCCCGTCTAAACTCATGTGAGTAGTTCTTCCACCGGAATCAGCCAGTCACTCGTCCACCTACGGTGTTCAGCCTAGCCCCACCTCCACCTGGGCTACGGTGTTCAGCCTAGCCCCACCTCCACCTGGGCTACGGTGTTCAGCCtaaccccacctccacctgggCTACGGT
This is a stretch of genomic DNA from Esox lucius isolate fEsoLuc1 chromosome 11, fEsoLuc1.pri, whole genome shotgun sequence. It encodes these proteins:
- the c11h16orf72 gene encoding UPF0472 protein C16orf72 homolog, which translates into the protein MEEKKEDGDPEIQEHGPEHWFSKWERQCLAEAEQRESNEEEADNDQEKLWHLFQNSATAVAQLYKDRVCHQQGGLSLWVPFQNAATAVTNLYKESVEAHHRSYDLGIQTGHQRRNKDVLAWVKKRRRTIRREDLISFLCGRAPPPRSSRTTLTPGHRLTMVSPNRAPPTPETGSSVEADLQPFREAIALHGLSGAMASISVRSGAPGSPTHVGGTGAGGGSTPLGVGRRRNGLHDVDLNTFISEEMALHLDANPTSGGGARKRSSAQCNDVITDSPTHKRNRMI